The sequence CCTGTCCTGATAAATGTCGGAAAAAATAACCCCGCTCGGTGACCCAAAGCCAATGGAGCCGTTGGGATCAATATATAGTGGTAGCGGCAAACAAAGTCCACAACATTTGGTGGATTTTTATTCACAAGACATAAGTCCTTGTTTCGCAGACACGTGCAAATGCGGGTTGACTCGATATGGATTGGATGCAAAAAGAACGATTCTGTCATTCGTCCTGCGGTCTTATTTTTTTTGAGTCATGGGCTTGCATTTGTGACTCGTTTTGCTCGATAATAACAAATTGGCTGGCCGATTTTCTGTATGGATGCAAGTGGCTCAAGGAATCGTTTTTTTATGAGCATTAAGGGCGTTATTCTTGATTTGGATGGGACTGTCTACCGGGGCGATGAAGCGGTACCGGGCGCCGTCGAACTTGTCCGCGACCTGTGCACGCGCGGCATCGCGATCCGTTACGCGACCAACCGCGCCAACCGGCCCGGCACCGAGGTCTGCGCTCAGTTGCGCGATATGGGGCTGGCATGCGGGCCAAACGATGTCGTGACGTCCTCGGACGCCACCGCCGCCTATCTCAAGCCCGGGCGCGTTTACGCCATTGGCGAGTCTGGCCTCTTGGAGGCGCTCAATCGGCGGGGGTTTATTCTGGATGACCAGTCACCCGATTATGTGATCGTCAGTTTCGACCGCGCGTTTGATTATCAGAAGCTGAGCGTGGCCACGCGCCTAATCGGGAAGGGCGCGCAGTTTGTCGCCACCAACACCGACCGCGCCCTGCGCGTCGCCGACGGCATTGCCCCGGGCACTGGGTCCATCGTCGCCGCAGTCGAGACGGCCACAGGGGTGGCACCCTTGGTAATCGGCAAACCGGAACGGCCGCTCTTCGAGATGGTGCTTCAGGACATGGGCTTGGACGGGGCCGACGTAATCGCCGTCGGGGATAATCTCGACACCGACATTCCCGCCGGACATGCCGCAGGGATGCGCACCGTGCTGATCCTCACCGGCATTTCCACCCGCGCCGACCTTGCCCGCGCACCCATCGCACCCACCTGGGTGGTCGAAACCTTCGCGGAATTGCGCGCGCTGATCGATTCTCCTGATAGCAGGAGTTGAATTCACCACGAACGCGATTCAAACACCATCACCCCGGCCGCCGTCTCGTCTTCTTCTCCACCGGCAGCAGCGGGGCGGTGGTGCGCTCGTAGAGGGCGAAGAGGAATTCCACACGCTGGCGGTCGGAGGTGAAGGGCTGCGGACGGTAACAACGGTCAACCGCGCGGTCGAGGGCGGCATGGGCTTTGACGAGATCGGCGGGCATGGTCAACGGATCGTAGAGATCGGCCAGCGTGGCGTGCAGATAGCGCTTCCGCGTATCGAGAACGACCTGCGCCCTGGCCTCCACGGCGGCCTTTTTTTTCGCGTCGCCGGTGAGTCGACCGGTCTGCTCCTTCGCCTTCGGAATCGCCACGGCCTCTTCTTCCCCGCCTTCGTGATACGAAGACCAATAGATCCGTGCCGCCGCCTCACGGACGCAGGAGGCGTCACGATCAGGCACCGGCAAGTCGAGCAGCGGCCAGGGGAACGTGTTGTAGACCATCGTCCGCGAGTAGCGATAATCGGATTTGAGTCGCCCGCCAACCTGCCGCATCCACGCCATGTGCATGGCCGAGGTCAGCACGCCGAACAGATACAGGTCGGATGTCGGGATCACAAAGCACGTGTTGCTCGGGACGAGTGATGGATTGGCGATGCCAATCGGGATGTAATGCCGCCGCTCGGAGGAGACCTCGGGAATCAGGATATAATCTGTGGTCGGCTGCGAGCGGTAAAAAAACAGCGACGGCGTCTGCGCCGCGCTGCGGGTCGGCGCAGCCGTACTCTTCGCCCGGAAGTCTCGCACCTTCTCCACGCGTCCAAGAATCAGCGGCAGGGCGCGAAGGGCTTGCGGATCGGCACCTTCAAGCCAGAGGCACCAGCGCATATTGCCGTTGATGAATTCTTCCGAACCGGTAAAGCGCCGCAGGTATTTCCCCGCGCCGGGTTCGGCAGCAAGCAACGCGTTCCGTTCGCTGTCGGTCAGAATCAGGTTGCCGCCGTCGGACGGCTTGTTGCCGCAGCGCATTTCAGGAACGGGCGAGAGCGGCTTCTGCCGCTTCGTGACAAACGCATCTGGTCCTG comes from Lentisphaerota bacterium and encodes:
- a CDS encoding HAD-IIA family hydrolase, which encodes MDASGSRNRFFMSIKGVILDLDGTVYRGDEAVPGAVELVRDLCTRGIAIRYATNRANRPGTEVCAQLRDMGLACGPNDVVTSSDATAAYLKPGRVYAIGESGLLEALNRRGFILDDQSPDYVIVSFDRAFDYQKLSVATRLIGKGAQFVATNTDRALRVADGIAPGTGSIVAAVETATGVAPLVIGKPERPLFEMVLQDMGLDGADVIAVGDNLDTDIPAGHAAGMRTVLILTGISTRADLARAPIAPTWVVETFAELRALIDSPDSRS